One Pogoniulus pusillus isolate bPogPus1 chromosome 22, bPogPus1.pri, whole genome shotgun sequence DNA segment encodes these proteins:
- the FCHSD1 gene encoding F-BAR and double SH3 domains protein 1 isoform X3, translated as MQPPPPPRKVKLTQEVRVHLLEQLSGLQGKQQRDAELLEDIRSYSKQRAAIDREYGQALQRLASQFLKRDWQRGRGEAGDSRSAVAVWKGIIEGTAQAGQLRLGASDSYRALAAEAARGARLSKERMLKKGMERLQRAQAELLETVKELDKAKKQFSHLQRSSEVAKDKAADVEARLRRSDRRIFHTKASLQKLSAKFSARLAEHSRQLAGVQNEYSFALAAASAHLQHYQRVELPAAMQALDGDLYERLQGHLSVASRTEVDTCQATRDWFQGVAEASAQVSREQDLLLFLQDHPSFALAPHQQLQLTRVEEVSLLPSGDDGSSLEKEARRWATRVAKDLKSKAHSEEVLQRLEARRQQGPEAEAASVERRLEEAKESIRKAEVSRVKAEARLALLRAAGLDVDSWLAGAMVGAGQELPAGLDPAEFSDYDDSDEPEEEEEEEPSPATRPYPYTCRVIFGYQGCQADELSIRQGEELEVIEDGDAEEWVKARNKAGQVGYVPEKYLLALPGEPMPGAGPPGPSALQRQLSSIMAAELVLEPGAWLVRALYDYEGQSPEELSFPEGAIIRVLPRAPGEVDDGFWTGDFDGRVGVFPSLVVEELTGGQAAAGQELPSPSPPPFSPPGLLPVPALDQCPTPEAPLAAPCAPSTAWQSPRAWP; from the exons atgcagccgccgccgccgccgcgcaaG GTGAAGCTGACGCAGGAGGTGCGAGTCCatctcctggagcagctctcgggcctgcagggcaagcagcagagggatgctgagctgctggaggacatCAG GTCCTACAGCAAGCAGAGGGCTGCCATCGACAGGGAGTACGGCCAG gcactgcagaggcTGGCGAGCCAGTTCCTgaagagagactggcagaggggccGCGGCGAGGCTGGCGACTCCag GAGCGCCGTGGCTGTCTGGAAGGGCATCATCGAGGGCACCGCCCAGGCCGGGCAGCTGCGCCTCGGCGCCTCCGACAGCTACCGAGCCCTGGCCGCGGAGGCTGCCCGCGGGGCTCGCCTCTCCAAGGAGAGGATGCTCAAGAAG GgcatggagaggctgcagagggcacaggcagagctgctggagacgGTGAAGGAGCTGGACAAGGCCAAGAAGCAGTTCAGCCACCTGCAGCGCAGCAGTGAGGTGGCCAAGGACAAGGCTGCGGACGTGGAGGCTcg GCTGCGGAGGAGCGACCGGAGGATCTTCCACACCAAGGCCAGCCTGCAGAAGCTCAGTGCCAAg TTCTCAGCACGGCTGGCAGAGCACTcgaggcagctggcaggggtGCAGAACGAGTACAGCTtcgccctggctgctgccagtgcccacctgcagcactacCAGCGggtggagctgccagcagccatgcaG GCGCTGGACGGGGACCTGTACGAgcggctccaggggcacctctccgtggccagcaggacggaGGTGGACACCTGCCAGGCCACCAGGGACTGGTTCCAGGGCGTTGCAGAGGCCTCGGCGCAG GTCTCCCGGGAGCAggacctcctcctcttcctgcaggACCACCCCAGCTTTGCCCTGGCACctcaccagcagctgcagctcaccaGGGTGGAGGAG gtctccctgctgccctcaggaGATGAtggctccagcctggagaaggaggctcGGCGCTGGGCCACGCGGGTGGCCAAGGACCTCAAGAGCAAGGCTCACAGCGAGGAG gtgctgcagaggctggaggccaggaggcagcagggccctgaggcagaggctgccagcGTGGAgcggaggctggaggaggcgaAGGAGAGCATCCGGAAGGCTGAG GTCAGCCGGGTGAAGGCAGAGGCACGGCTGGCACTGCtgcgggcagcagggctggatgtgGACTCTTGGCTGGCAGGGGCCATGGTAGGGgcaggccaggagctgcctgcggGGTTGGACCCAGCTGAGTTCAGTGACTATGACGACAGCGACGAgcccgaggaggaggaggaagaagagcccagccctgccacccgCCCCTACCCCTACACCTGCAGGGTCATCTTTGGCTACCAG ggctgccaggcagacGAGCTGTCCATCAGGCAGGGCGAGGAGCTGGAGGTCATCGAGGATGGGGACGCAGAGGAGTGGGTGAag GCTCGCAACAAGGCAGGACAGGTTGGCTACGTGCCCGAGAAGTACCTCCTGGCCCTGCCGGGGGAGCCCATGCCCGGGGCTggccccccaggtccctctgccctgcagcggcagctctccagcatcatggctgcagagctggtgctggagcctggag CCTGGCTGGTGCGAGCCCTGTACGACTACGAGGGGCAGAGCCCCGAGGAGCTGAGCTTCCCCGAGGGGGCGATCATCAGggtcctgcccagggcccccGGAGAGGTGGACGACGGCTTCTGGACCGGCGACTTCGACGGCCGCGTTGGGGTCTTCCCCTCCCTGGTGGTGGAGGAGCTGACCGGggggcaagcagcagctgggcag GAGCTGCCCtcaccctccccacctcccttctcccctcccggCCTCCTGCCCGTGCCCGCCCTGGACCAGTGCCCCACTCCTGAAGCACCATtggcag ctccGTGCGCCCCCTCCACCGCCTGGCAGAGCCCCCGAGCctggccctga
- the RELL2 gene encoding RELT-like protein 2: MSDQHSTNNGESDPQHSLSMVFLVVLVFFIMGLVGFLICHVLKKKGYRCRTSRDQLDPDTRDVLAELQANEEEELNEDTVEKIVRCIIQNEANAEALKEMLGDNEGDIPVPVPSLCPHRNSQDGAPPHHHTVHLGSTQAPCIHCSRRKRPPLHRQGRSKEGKGRMHPGETTVFSVGRFRVTHIGKKPPSQEQQDGPLPAASRQPSTEELERSSERLQPERARNGTVPTGGLQNGTLPKGAQSGKGGEQSLSTTPNTPASSGPRSSRRSGKGSPQDAGTAPGSASRQRKLLSRQRLLGGSSPSIPGELALEETGLGSADEVSDIHGSLSLQEQPEELAREGGSRRQLPAGEDAGQQEPRSAGQDRGATV, translated from the exons ATGTCAGACCAGCACAGCACCAACAATGGGGAGTCAgacccccagcacagcctctccaTGGTCTTCCTCGTGGTCCTGGTCTTCTTCATCATGGGGCTGGTGGGGTTCCTCATCTGCCACGTCCTGAAGAAGAAGGGGTACCGCTGCCGCACCTCCCGCGACCAGCTCGACCCAGACACCAGAGatgtgctggcagagctccagGCCA atgaagaggaggagctgaaCGAGGACACAGTGGAGAAGATCGTGAGGTGCATCATCCAAAATGAAG CAAATGCTGAGGCCCTCAAGGAGATGCTGGGGGACAACGAAGGGGACATCCCAGTGCCAGTGCCTAG cctttgtcCTCACCGGAACAGCCAGGATGGGGCCCCCCCACACCACCACACCGTTCACCTGGGCTCCACCCAGGCCCCCTGcatccactgcagcaggaggaagaggcccCCCCTGCACCGCCAGGGCCGCTCCAAGGAAGGCAAAGGCAGGATGCACCCCGGGGAAACCACTGTCTTCTCAGTGGGCAG GTTCCGTGTCACACACATCGGGAAGAAGCCACCCtcgcaggagcagcaggacggGCCCCTGCCCGCCGCCAGCCGCCAGCCCAGCACGGAGGAGCTGGAGCGCAGCAGCGAGCGGCTGCAGCCGGAGCGGGCTCGCAACGGGACTGTCCCCACGGGCGGGCTGCAGAACGGAACCCTCCCGAAAGGTGCCCAGAGCGGCAAAGGTGGCGAGCAGAGCCTCTCCACCACCCCAAACACACCGGCCAGCTCCGGCCCCCGCTCCAGCCGGCGGTCGGGCAAAGGCTCGCCGCAGGATGCTGGCACCgctcctggcagtgccagccgCCAGCGCAAGCTGCTGAGCCGCCAGCGGCTGCTGGGAGGGTCGAGCCCCAGCATCCCGGGAGAGCTGGCGCTGGAGGAGACCGGACTGGGCTCGGCGGATGAGGTGTCGGACATCCACGGGAGCctgagcctgcaggagcagcccgaGGAGCTGGcgagggaaggaggcagcaggaggcagctgcccGCGGGGGAGGATGCGGGGCAGCAG GAGCCCAGGAGCGCGGGGCAGGACCGAGGAGCGACTGTGTGA
- the FCHSD1 gene encoding F-BAR and double SH3 domains protein 1 isoform X2, which translates to MQPPPPPRKVKLTQEVRVHLLEQLSGLQGKQQRDAELLEDIRSYSKQRAAIDREYGQALQRLASQFLKRDWQRGRGEAGDSRSAVAVWKGIIEGTAQAGQLRLGASDSYRALAAEAARGARLSKERMLKKGMERLQRAQAELLETVKELDKAKKQFSHLQRSSEVAKDKAADVEARLRRSDRRIFHTKASLQKLSAKFSARLAEHSRQLAGVQNEYSFALAAASAHLQHYQRVELPAAMQALDGDLYERLQGHLSVASRTEVDTCQATRDWFQGVAEASAQVSREQDLLLFLQDHPSFALAPHQQLQLTRVEEVSLLPSGDDGSSLEKEARRWATRVAKDLKSKAHSEEVLQRLEARRQQGPEAEAASVERRLEEAKESIRKAEVSRVKAEARLALLRAAGLDVDSWLAGAMVGAGQELPAGLDPAEFSDYDDSDEPEEEEEEEPSPATRPYPYTCRVIFGYQGCQADELSIRQGEELEVIEDGDAEEWVKARNKAGQVGYVPEKYLLALPGEPMPGAGPPGPSALQRQLSSIMAAELVLEPGAWLVRALYDYEGQSPEELSFPEGAIIRVLPRAPGEVDDGFWTGDFDGRVGVFPSLVVEELTGGQAAAGQELPSPSPPPFSPPGLLPVPALDQCPTPEAPLAGCRQDGTGSGHSSPDLAAARLQPLRAPPPPPGRAPEPGPELHFS; encoded by the exons atgcagccgccgccgccgccgcgcaaG GTGAAGCTGACGCAGGAGGTGCGAGTCCatctcctggagcagctctcgggcctgcagggcaagcagcagagggatgctgagctgctggaggacatCAG GTCCTACAGCAAGCAGAGGGCTGCCATCGACAGGGAGTACGGCCAG gcactgcagaggcTGGCGAGCCAGTTCCTgaagagagactggcagaggggccGCGGCGAGGCTGGCGACTCCag GAGCGCCGTGGCTGTCTGGAAGGGCATCATCGAGGGCACCGCCCAGGCCGGGCAGCTGCGCCTCGGCGCCTCCGACAGCTACCGAGCCCTGGCCGCGGAGGCTGCCCGCGGGGCTCGCCTCTCCAAGGAGAGGATGCTCAAGAAG GgcatggagaggctgcagagggcacaggcagagctgctggagacgGTGAAGGAGCTGGACAAGGCCAAGAAGCAGTTCAGCCACCTGCAGCGCAGCAGTGAGGTGGCCAAGGACAAGGCTGCGGACGTGGAGGCTcg GCTGCGGAGGAGCGACCGGAGGATCTTCCACACCAAGGCCAGCCTGCAGAAGCTCAGTGCCAAg TTCTCAGCACGGCTGGCAGAGCACTcgaggcagctggcaggggtGCAGAACGAGTACAGCTtcgccctggctgctgccagtgcccacctgcagcactacCAGCGggtggagctgccagcagccatgcaG GCGCTGGACGGGGACCTGTACGAgcggctccaggggcacctctccgtggccagcaggacggaGGTGGACACCTGCCAGGCCACCAGGGACTGGTTCCAGGGCGTTGCAGAGGCCTCGGCGCAG GTCTCCCGGGAGCAggacctcctcctcttcctgcaggACCACCCCAGCTTTGCCCTGGCACctcaccagcagctgcagctcaccaGGGTGGAGGAG gtctccctgctgccctcaggaGATGAtggctccagcctggagaaggaggctcGGCGCTGGGCCACGCGGGTGGCCAAGGACCTCAAGAGCAAGGCTCACAGCGAGGAG gtgctgcagaggctggaggccaggaggcagcagggccctgaggcagaggctgccagcGTGGAgcggaggctggaggaggcgaAGGAGAGCATCCGGAAGGCTGAG GTCAGCCGGGTGAAGGCAGAGGCACGGCTGGCACTGCtgcgggcagcagggctggatgtgGACTCTTGGCTGGCAGGGGCCATGGTAGGGgcaggccaggagctgcctgcggGGTTGGACCCAGCTGAGTTCAGTGACTATGACGACAGCGACGAgcccgaggaggaggaggaagaagagcccagccctgccacccgCCCCTACCCCTACACCTGCAGGGTCATCTTTGGCTACCAG ggctgccaggcagacGAGCTGTCCATCAGGCAGGGCGAGGAGCTGGAGGTCATCGAGGATGGGGACGCAGAGGAGTGGGTGAag GCTCGCAACAAGGCAGGACAGGTTGGCTACGTGCCCGAGAAGTACCTCCTGGCCCTGCCGGGGGAGCCCATGCCCGGGGCTggccccccaggtccctctgccctgcagcggcagctctccagcatcatggctgcagagctggtgctggagcctggag CCTGGCTGGTGCGAGCCCTGTACGACTACGAGGGGCAGAGCCCCGAGGAGCTGAGCTTCCCCGAGGGGGCGATCATCAGggtcctgcccagggcccccGGAGAGGTGGACGACGGCTTCTGGACCGGCGACTTCGACGGCCGCGTTGGGGTCTTCCCCTCCCTGGTGGTGGAGGAGCTGACCGGggggcaagcagcagctgggcag GAGCTGCCCtcaccctccccacctcccttctcccctcccggCCTCCTGCCCGTGCCCGCCCTGGACCAGTGCCCCACTCCTGAAGCACCATtggcag GTTGCCGCCAGGATGGCACAGGCAGCGGGCACAGCTCTCCAGACCTGGCAGCCGCCCGCCTCCAGCCG ctccGTGCGCCCCCTCCACCGCCTGGCAGAGCCCCCGAGCctggccctgagctgcacttcagctGA
- the FCHSD1 gene encoding F-BAR and double SH3 domains protein 1 isoform X1 yields the protein MQPPPPPRKVKLTQEVRVHLLEQLSGLQGKQQRDAELLEDIRSYSKQRAAIDREYGQALQRLASQFLKRDWQRGRGEAGDSRSAVAVWKGIIEGTAQAGQLRLGASDSYRALAAEAARGARLSKERMLKKGMERLQRAQAELLETVKELDKAKKQFSHLQRSSEVAKDKAADVEARLRRSDRRIFHTKASLQKLSAKFSARLAEHSRQLAGVQNEYSFALAAASAHLQHYQRVELPAAMQALDGDLYERLQGHLSVASRTEVDTCQATRDWFQGVAEASAQVSREQDLLLFLQDHPSFALAPHQQLQLTRVEEVSLLPSGDDGSSLEKEARRWATRVAKDLKSKAHSEEVLQRLEARRQQGPEAEAASVERRLEEAKESIRKAEVSRVKAEARLALLRAAGLDVDSWLAGAMVGAGQELPAGLDPAEFSDYDDSDEPEEEEEEEPSPATRPYPYTCRVIFGYQGCQADELSIRQGEELEVIEDGDAEEWVKARNKAGQVGYVPEKYLLALPGEPMPGAGPPGPSALQRQLSSIMAAELVLEPGAWLVRALYDYEGQSPEELSFPEGAIIRVLPRAPGEVDDGFWTGDFDGRVGVFPSLVVEELTGGQAAAGQVAARMAQAAGTALQTWQPPASSRSVRPLHRLAEPPSLALSCTSADPLGVPPRVPLPARKLHPPCQLPWLLCQQQGLVPLCAQSWSHCGPPPAQHCFHPWQAQQGTLAALSRGC from the exons atgcagccgccgccgccgccgcgcaaG GTGAAGCTGACGCAGGAGGTGCGAGTCCatctcctggagcagctctcgggcctgcagggcaagcagcagagggatgctgagctgctggaggacatCAG GTCCTACAGCAAGCAGAGGGCTGCCATCGACAGGGAGTACGGCCAG gcactgcagaggcTGGCGAGCCAGTTCCTgaagagagactggcagaggggccGCGGCGAGGCTGGCGACTCCag GAGCGCCGTGGCTGTCTGGAAGGGCATCATCGAGGGCACCGCCCAGGCCGGGCAGCTGCGCCTCGGCGCCTCCGACAGCTACCGAGCCCTGGCCGCGGAGGCTGCCCGCGGGGCTCGCCTCTCCAAGGAGAGGATGCTCAAGAAG GgcatggagaggctgcagagggcacaggcagagctgctggagacgGTGAAGGAGCTGGACAAGGCCAAGAAGCAGTTCAGCCACCTGCAGCGCAGCAGTGAGGTGGCCAAGGACAAGGCTGCGGACGTGGAGGCTcg GCTGCGGAGGAGCGACCGGAGGATCTTCCACACCAAGGCCAGCCTGCAGAAGCTCAGTGCCAAg TTCTCAGCACGGCTGGCAGAGCACTcgaggcagctggcaggggtGCAGAACGAGTACAGCTtcgccctggctgctgccagtgcccacctgcagcactacCAGCGggtggagctgccagcagccatgcaG GCGCTGGACGGGGACCTGTACGAgcggctccaggggcacctctccgtggccagcaggacggaGGTGGACACCTGCCAGGCCACCAGGGACTGGTTCCAGGGCGTTGCAGAGGCCTCGGCGCAG GTCTCCCGGGAGCAggacctcctcctcttcctgcaggACCACCCCAGCTTTGCCCTGGCACctcaccagcagctgcagctcaccaGGGTGGAGGAG gtctccctgctgccctcaggaGATGAtggctccagcctggagaaggaggctcGGCGCTGGGCCACGCGGGTGGCCAAGGACCTCAAGAGCAAGGCTCACAGCGAGGAG gtgctgcagaggctggaggccaggaggcagcagggccctgaggcagaggctgccagcGTGGAgcggaggctggaggaggcgaAGGAGAGCATCCGGAAGGCTGAG GTCAGCCGGGTGAAGGCAGAGGCACGGCTGGCACTGCtgcgggcagcagggctggatgtgGACTCTTGGCTGGCAGGGGCCATGGTAGGGgcaggccaggagctgcctgcggGGTTGGACCCAGCTGAGTTCAGTGACTATGACGACAGCGACGAgcccgaggaggaggaggaagaagagcccagccctgccacccgCCCCTACCCCTACACCTGCAGGGTCATCTTTGGCTACCAG ggctgccaggcagacGAGCTGTCCATCAGGCAGGGCGAGGAGCTGGAGGTCATCGAGGATGGGGACGCAGAGGAGTGGGTGAag GCTCGCAACAAGGCAGGACAGGTTGGCTACGTGCCCGAGAAGTACCTCCTGGCCCTGCCGGGGGAGCCCATGCCCGGGGCTggccccccaggtccctctgccctgcagcggcagctctccagcatcatggctgcagagctggtgctggagcctggag CCTGGCTGGTGCGAGCCCTGTACGACTACGAGGGGCAGAGCCCCGAGGAGCTGAGCTTCCCCGAGGGGGCGATCATCAGggtcctgcccagggcccccGGAGAGGTGGACGACGGCTTCTGGACCGGCGACTTCGACGGCCGCGTTGGGGTCTTCCCCTCCCTGGTGGTGGAGGAGCTGACCGGggggcaagcagcagctgggcag GTTGCCGCCAGGATGGCACAGGCAGCGGGCACAGCTCTCCAGACCTGGCAGCCGCCCGCCTCCAGCCG ctccGTGCGCCCCCTCCACCGCCTGGCAGAGCCCCCGAGCctggccctgagctgcacttcagctGACCCTCTGGGGGTGCCCCCCCGGGTGCCCCTGCCCGCCAGAAAGCTTCACCCACCATGCCAGCTGCcgtggctgctgtgccagcagcagggactggtgccactctgtgcccagagcTGGTCTCACTGCGGGCCacctcctgcccagcactgcttccaTCCCTGGCaagcccagcagggcaccctggcagccctcagccgggggtgctga